One genomic window of Haliotis asinina isolate JCU_RB_2024 chromosome 4, JCU_Hal_asi_v2, whole genome shotgun sequence includes the following:
- the LOC137280796 gene encoding N66 matrix protein-like, translating into MLLVVVMTVYVRIVVVITKQVTKMLLTVQVTILVMVYSPDDNGGADSQCDNSRGDSPGENGGADSQCNSSRGDSPGENGGADSQCDNSRGDSPGENGGADSQCDNSRGDSPGENGGADSQCDNSRGDSPGDNGDGYQSPGDNGGENGGDDSPGENGGGDDSPDDNGDGY; encoded by the coding sequence ATGTTATTAGTGGTGGTGATGACAGTGTATGTGAGAATAGTGGTTGTCATTACAAAGCAGGTGACAAAGATGCTGCTGACAGTCCAGGTGACAATATTGGTGATGGTTTACAGCCCAGATGATAATGGTGGTGCTGACAGTCAGTGTGACAATAGTCGTGGTGACAGTCCAGGTGAGAATGGTGGTGCTGACAGTCAATGTAACAGTAGTCGTGGTGACAGTCCAGGTGAGAATGGTGGTGCTGACAGTCAATGTGACAATAGTCGTGGTGACAGTCCAGGTGAGAATGGTGGTGCTGACAGTCAATGTGACAATAGTCGTGGTGACAGTCCAGGTGAGAATGGTGGTGCTGACAGTCAATGTGACAATAGTCGTGGTGACAGTCCAGGTGACAATGGTGATGGTTATCAGAGTCCCGGTGACAATGGTGGTGAGAATGGTGGTGATGACAGTCCAGGTGAGAATGGTGGGGGTGATGACAGTCCAGATGACAATGGTGATGGTTATTAG